One segment of Pseudophryne corroboree isolate aPseCor3 chromosome 10, aPseCor3.hap2, whole genome shotgun sequence DNA contains the following:
- the LOC134965889 gene encoding phospholipase A2 inhibitor gamma subunit B-like: METSLLLVTVILSALVATSYSISCVKCIGLSGLQCSGPVERCPSADDACISMYTVIMIDGVGESKTFLRDCGNRSSCPSAMSLSNTIVKSRTGITCCFSDSCTPSQPTTPPEYYNKNGVRCKTCYDLSDKPCQTDEFMDCLGEEKKCISQVSSVKVGSSGQVSEGMRGCATQDMCNIRLIDKTFGEVTMNSHITCTDGTAGLHYNWLLLLISASLLLKFI; the protein is encoded by the exons atggaaacatctcttctccTAGTCACAGTCATCCTCTCCGCACTGGTCGCTACAA GTTATTCTATATCCTGCGTAAAATGCATCGGGTTGAGTGGCTTGCAGTGTTCAGGACCTGTAGAGAGGTGTCCATCTGCGGATGATGCCTGCATTTCCATGTATACAGTAATCATGATTG ATGGAGTGGGTGAAAGTAAAACGTTTCTTAGAGATTGTGGAAACCGCAGTTCTTGCCCAAGCGCTATGAGTCTGAGCAATACTATTGTCAAAAGCAGGACCGGCATTACCTGCTGTTTCTCAGACAGCTGTACCCCTTCCCAGCCTACCA CACCACCGGAATACTATAATAAAAATGGTGTCAGATGCAAGACATGCTATGATCTGTCAGACAAACCCTGTCAAACTGATGAGTTCATGGATTGCCTTGGAGAAGAGAAAAAGTGCATCTCTCAGGTGTCATCTGTAAAAG TGGGATCATCCGGTCAAGTGTCAGAGGGTATGCGCGGCTGCGCcacacaagacatgtgcaacattcGACTAATAGATAAAACCTTTGGAGAGGTCACCATGAATTCGCACATCACCTGCACGGACGGAACGGCTGGGCTCCACTATAATTGGCTTTTGCTCCTTATTTCAGCTAGTCTCCTTTTAAAGTTCATATGA